A section of the Phoenix dactylifera cultivar Barhee BC4 unplaced genomic scaffold, palm_55x_up_171113_PBpolish2nd_filt_p 000233F, whole genome shotgun sequence genome encodes:
- the LOC103699041 gene encoding uncharacterized protein LOC103699041, whose amino-acid sequence MVKELLDSGLIRPSKSPFSSQVLLIKKADGTWRFCIDYRALNNITIKDNYPIPVIDELLDELHGAKFYSKLDLRSGYHQIRVQEDDIPKTAFRTHEGHYKFVVMPFGLTNAPATFQSLMNDLFRPYLRQFILVFFDDILVYSKSWEDHLTHLHLVLTILSSHQLFAKESKCHFGVQQVKYLGHIITEDGVSVDPDKVQAVVAWPTPTTAKEVRGFLGLAGYYRKFIRNFGTMAAPMTKLLTKEKFHWSEEAETAFNQLKQALTTPPTLCLPDFSQTFVVECDASGAGIGAVLTQHNKPIAYFSEALKGTALTLSTYEKEMLAIVKAIRKWRPYLLEKPFTVRTDHKSLKYLLEQRITTPAQTRWLPKLLGYDYTIEYKKGPKNQAADSLSRIGEVQFLSISVPHADWWPKLQMEVQQDPFYASLASKNASHKLILRDGVWFQHGRVFLSPTSTLIPLILADSHSSPIGGHFGTHKTLYRIRQSFIWPKMRQTVKEFLRTCEVCQQCKSDCMQPAGLLQPLPIPTRIWTDVSMDFIEGLPTANGHSVIMVVVDRLSKYAHFVSLKHPFTAAMVAKPFVANVVRLHGVPTSIVSDRDKVFTSSFWQNLFRLQGTNLCMSSSYHPQTDGQTEVVNRILEQYLRCFVGQQPKKWVEWLPWAEFSYNTSTHSSTKITPFEAVYGTPPPHLLAYVPGTARVQAVEEYLQDRDTLLRDLRRNLCLAQERMTSHANQHRREVSFEVGDYVYLKLQPYRQTTVAFRGSLKLSPRFYGPFQVVKRVGPVAYKLDLPEGCQIHNVFHVSLLRKHLGSITPASSHLPPVAENSSILPQPESILARREIQKGKYRPKSEVLVKWVGASADDATWENEWRFFKSYPNFRP is encoded by the coding sequence ATGGTAAAGGAGCTCTTAGACTCTGGACTCATACGACCAAGCAAGAGCCCCTTCTCCTCACAAGTTTTGTTGATAAAAAAGGCAGATGGCACTTGGCGATTCTGCATTGACTACCGGGCTCTAAACAACATTACAATCAAAGATAACTATCCAATACCTGTGATTGATGAATTGCTTGATGAGCTCCATGGGGCTAAGTTCTATTCGAAATTGGATCTGCGGTCTGGGTATCACCAAATTCGTGTGCAGGAAGATGATATTCCGAAGACAGCGTTTCGAACTCATGAGGGACACTATAAGTTCGTtgtcatgccttttgggctCACTAACGCCCCGGCAACCTTCCAAAGCCTCATGAACGACCTCTTCCGCCCCTATCTACGACAGTTCATTCTGGTGTTCTTCGACGACATCCTGGTGTACTCAAAATCATGGGAAGATCACCTTACTCACTTGCATCTTGTCCTTACGATTTTATCCTCTCACCAGTTGTTTGCCAAGGAATCGAAATGCCATTTTGGGGTTCAACAGGTTAAGTATTTGGGGCATATCATCACTGAAGATGGAGTATCCGTCGATCCCGATAAGGTACAAGCTGTCGTGGCTTGGCCCACACCCACTACGGCCAAGGAAGTTCGGGGATTCCTTGGCTTAGCAGGCTATTACCGAAAATTCATCCGCAACTTTGGCACCATGGCAGCACCTATGACCAAGCTCTTGACCAAAGAGAAATTTCACTGGAGTGAGGAGGCAGAGACGGCATTCAATCAGCTCAAACAAGCCCTCACTACCCCACCAACCTTATGTCTACCGGATTTTTCCCAAACGTTCGTGGTGGAATGTGATGCCAGCGGAGCCGGGATTGGAGCAGTCCTCACTCAACACAACAAGCCCATCGCTTATTTCAGTGAAGCCCTCAAAGGAACGGCACTCACCCTGTCCACATATGAGAAAGAAATGTTAGCCATAGTCAAGGCTATCAGGAAGTGGCGGCCCTACCTGCTCGAAAAACCATTCACAGTTCGCACAGATCATAAGAGCCTTAAATACTTGTTGGAGCAACGCATTACCACTCCTGCCCAGACACGGTGGCTTCCCAAACTTCTGGGATATGACTACACTATTGAGTACAAGAAAGGGCCGAAGAATCAGGCTGCGGACTCCTTATCTCGTATAGGCGAGGTACAATTTCTCTCTATTTCGGTTCCTCATGCCGATTGGTGGCCTAAACTACAGATGGAGGTACAACAGGATCCATTTTATGCCTCCTTAGCAAGCAAGAATGCCTCCCACAAGTTGATTCTACGCGATGGTGTTTGGTTCCAACATGGTAGAGTTTTCTTGAGCCCCACCTCCACTCTGATTCCTCTGATTCTGGCCGACAGCCACTCCTCTCCTATCGGTGGACATTTTGGGACCCACAAGACCCTTTACCGAATCAGACAAAGCTTCATTTGGCCAAAAATGCGACAGACTGTGAAGGAATTCCTGAGAACCTGTGAGGTCTGCCAGCAATGCAAGTCTGATTGCATGCAACCCGCGGGATTGCTTCAACCCCTGCCTATTCCCACTCGGATCTGGACTGATGTATCAATGGACTTCATTGAAGGGCTCCCTACTGCAAATGGTCACTCCGTCATTATGGTCGTCGTAGATCGTCTCTCCAAATATGCTCATTTTGTTTCTTTGAAACATCCGTTTACTGCTGCCATGGTTGCGAAGCCCTTCGTTGCCAATGTGGTTCGACTGCATGGAGTTCCCACCTCCATTGTCAGTGACAGAGATAAGGTCTTCACTAGCTCATTTTGGCAGAATTTATTTCGCCTTCAAGGGACCAACCTGTGTATGAGTTCCAGTTACCATCCCCAGACCGATGGTCAAACGGAGGTTGTCAACCGAATTTTGGAGCAGTACCTTCGCTGTTTTGTAGGCCAACAACCGAAGAAATGGGTGGAATGGCTACCCTGGGCGGAGTTTAGCTACAACACTTCGACCCATTCCTCAACCAAAATCACACCCTTTGAGGCTGTCTATGGCACTCCACCCCCGCACCTGCTAGCTTATGTCCCGGGCACAGCCCGAGTTCAGGCTGTTGAAGAATACCTCCAAGACCGAGACACCCTCTTGCGAGATCTCCGCCGGAATCTTTGTCTTGCTCAGGAGAGGATGACGAGCCACGCCAATCAACATAGGCGAGAGGTATCCTTTGAGGTCGGCGATTATGTGTACTTGAAGTTACAACCCTACCGCCAGACTACAGTTGCATTTCGGGGTTCTTTGAAGCTTTCTCCACGGTTTTATGGTCCTTTCCAGGTAGTGAAGAGGGTGGGTCCTGTGGCCTACAAGCTGGACCTTCCAGAGGGCTGTCAAATTCACAATGTCTTCCACGTAAGTTTGTTGCGGAAGCACTTAGGCTCCATTACACCTGCATCATCCCACCTTCCTCCAGTTGCGGAAAACTCCTCCATCCTTCCCCAACCAGAATCCATTTTGGCCCGACGTGAAATTCAGAAAGGGAAATACCGCCCCAAATCTGAAGTGCTAGTCAAATGGGTGGGAGCCTCAGCCGACGATGCCACTTGGGAAAATGAGTGGCGGTTCTTCAAATCCTATCCCAATTTCCGTCCTTGA